TTCCCGTGTGGCCGCCGGCTTGATCAATCCCGTGGCCGGAAAACGCTTCGCCAAAAGCTGGCGCGTGGATGAGTTCCTGCCTGCTGCCGCCGCGTTCTACCAAACCATGGAAGCCCATTACCAGACGCCGTTTTTCCACCAGAAACCCATTCTCAAACTCTTTTCCACGCCTGAGGAGCAGAACAACTGGATGGGCAAAAGCACCGATGCTTCCTGGCAAGACTACATTGAAACCACGCACCTGCAACTGCCGCCCTCAGAAGACATTTACCAGGAACTGGGCGGTTTGTTGATCCAGAAAGGCGGCTACGTGGCGCTTAAAGATTTTCTGAAATGCCGCGAACAGGAGCTTTTTAGTAAAGGTTTGTTGCAGACAGAAGCCTTTGATGTCAACCAATTGGAGCTCTTGCCAGACGGCGTGCGCTATGGGGAATCTGAGGCTAAAAAAATAATTTTCTGTGAGGGAGCCGCCGGGGCAGAAAATCCGTACTTCCACTGGTTACCGTTTTCCCTGAACAAAGGCGAGATTTTAGACATAAAAGTGCCCAATTTTGAGGCGTCATATATCTATAATAAAGCTGTTTACGTTGTGCCATTAGGGCAAAACCACTACCGGGTGGGGGCTACGTACAATTGGCGCGAGGTGAACGAGGAAACCACGCCCCAGGCCCGGGAAGAACTGACCGCCAAATTGCAGGACATTGTCAGGAAACCCGTGCAGGTCACGGCCCAGTATGTGGGCATTAGGCCGGCCGTGCGGGACCGCAAACCGCTGGTTGGTCTGCACCCAGAACTGCCGCAGGTGGCCATTTTCAACGGCATGGGCTCTAAAGGCGTCTTGATGGCGCCCTTGCTGGCAGAGCAGTTTCTGGCAGCGTTAGAAGGCAAGACTGCCCTTTGGCCCGAGGTGAACATTGCCCGCTATTTTTCATTATATTTAGCATCTAGGTAAACACAGATGAGTACATCTTCTACCCGTTTCATACTTCTGTATCGGTTTCTGTTCCTGCTGTTTCTGGCCGGGCTGCCAACCCTGTCTTTTGGCCAGATCACGGCGCCAGATGATTTTGGGCAGAACCGCATCCAGTACAAGCGTTTTGTCTGGCAGTATTACAGCACGCAGAACTTCAACGTCTACTACTCCCAGGGCGGGCAGGAATTGGCCCGGAACACCGCGGAGCACGCAGAGAAAGAACTTAAGAGAATCACCACGCTTATTGGCTATTACCCTTATGCCAAAATCACGCTGATCATCTACAACTCGGTCTCAGATTTAAAGCAGAGCAACGTGGGCCTCATTGATGACCCGTACAAAGGCGGCAATGATGTGTTGTTTGTGAAAAGCAAGATTGAGTTGCCCTTTGAAGGTTCACAGTCTGAGTTCAAGCGCCAGATGACCTACCGCATCTCAGAACTGCTGCTCTCAGACATGATGTACGGCGGAAGCCTGAAGGAAGTGATCCAGAGCAACTACCTGCTGCGTTTGCCAGATTGGTTTGTGTCGGGCGCCGCTGCTTATATTTCCGAAGGCTGGAGCGTGGAGATGGACAACTTTGTTCGCGACATGATCCAGAAAACCGGCGGAAAGCGGTCAGACCCCATGTTTGCGCGCAACCAGCGGCTTACGGGCCAGGCCATCTGGGCGTACATTGCCGAGCGGCACGGGCCCAGCGCCATCCAGAACATCCTCAACCTCACCCGCATTACCCGTGACATTGAGATTGGCATTGCCAGCAGCCTCAACATGCCCTACAAACGATTCATGCGCGACTGGTTTGCGTATTACGTGCAGGCCAATACCTTCGCTGAGGCAGAATTGCCCGCCCCAGACAAAGACAGCAAACTCCGCAAAGTCAACGCCCGCAACTACCTGTTCTCTGAGCCGGTGTTCAGCCCAAGCGGGCAGCAGTTGGCCTATGTGATGTATGACCGCGGCAGCTACAAAGTGATTGTGCGCAATCTGGCCAAGAACAGCCAGAAGATTATTTATAGAGGCGGCTTCAAGATGCCCAACCAGGCCATGGACCGCACGGTGCCGTTGCTGGCCTGGCGCTCAGAAAACGTGCTGGGAATCTCAGATTACCGAAGAGGCAAACTGCAGTTACGCCAGCACGCCGCCAACCGCCGGTATATTCCCGCCGTGGAATCTGTGAAGCGCCTGCTGGGCAAAGCGCCCGGCGTCATTTCACTGGGCACGTACAGCCAGGTAACCGGATTTGACTATTCAGACGATGGGCAGCAAATGGTGTTGAGCGCCGTGAAGGGGGGGCAGAGTGATCTGTTCCTGTACCGCGGCGCGCGCCTGGCCCGCCAGCTGACCAATGACATCTATGATGACCTGGAGCCTATCTTCTTGCCGGGCTCTGACAAAGTACTGTTCAGTTCTAACCGCGTGCCAGATTCTTTGCAGGCTGCCAAAGCTTCGTTCACCCATGTGGTCAACAACTTTGACGTGTTTCTGTATGACCCGGCCAATGCGCAGAGCCGTTTCTGGCAACTGACTTCCTCGCCGTCAAATGAAAGCAAACCCATTGGCCTGTCAGGAGATGAAATAGTGTATGTGGGCGAAGAATCTGGCATACGGGCTTTGTACCGGCAGAACATTAAGACCGGGGCGGTGGCCAAGGTGACCAATTTCCGGCAGAACATAAAAGCTTTTGACTACCACGCAGGTACGGGCAATCTGGCCTTTATATCCATTGACAAAGCCAAGGAATACCCATACCTGTATAATGGCTTCGCGATGGCCCCTGCGGGCGTGGCCAATTTCAAGACCAAACGCCAGCAAGTGCTGGAAGGGCATTTGCTGCGCCGCATTCAGCAAGACAGCGTGCGGGCAGTGACGGCCTTGGCTCAAAAAGCCCGGGCAGATTCCCTGGCCGCGTTGCAGCCTTCACAGCTGGCAGGCCAAGGCACAGATTCCACGGTGGTGAAGTCAACGGTAGTGGCACCCAAACCCAAGACGGTCATTGCCATGGCCACGCCAGACTCCGTGGGGCTGCTGCGGCCCCGGCCCTATGATTTGCGCTTTGGCGTGAATAACTTGATTTCATCTGTATACGCAGATCCGTTGCTGGGCTTTGGGTTGGTGATGGAGGTGGGCATGGCCGATCTGTTTGAGGATTACCGCATACGGGGCGGGGTGTTCGCGCTCACAGACCTGAAAACCACCAATTTCTACGTGGAGTACGCCAACCTCAAGAACCGCTATGACTACCGCGTGGGCTACCAGAAACAGAGCATCTTCTTCCTGGACAGCGTGTCGGTGCGCAGAATGGGCAAGCATGAGATTCTGCCGGTGTTCAGTTATCCGTTGACCAATGCCTGGAGCGTACGCGTGCTGCCGCGCTTTTCCAACATCAGGTACACCTTCATTGAAAACTTCTCCACCCCAGACATTGTCATGGACTTTGCCGGCATTGGCGGCGAACTGGTGTTTGACAACTCGGTGGTGACAGGCATGAACATGCGCGAGGGAACGCGTATGAAAGTGGGCATCACGCGCATGTACGGGATTGGCGCCAAGGAAAACGGGTTCGGGAAATTCTACATTGACCTGCGGCATTACCAGAAAATACACAAAGAGTTTATCTGGGCCAACCGCGTGAGCTACAGCCAATCCTTCGGGCCGGCGCCTAAGAAACACTTGCTGGGTGGGGTAGACAACTGGCTGAACGCCGAACAGGATTACATCAAGCCTTTCAATTCGCCCGCCGATGTGCTGTACCTGGAGTTTGCCACGCCGTTGCGCGGGTTCAACTACAACGCCCGCAACGGGTACCGGTATGTGCTCTGGAATTCTGAGCTGCGCCTGCCCTTGTTCCAGTATCTGTTTGAAGGCCCCATCAACTCGGGCTTCTTCCGGAATCTACAGATGGTGGGCTTCTTTGACGCCGGTACCGCCTATGACAAAGGCAACCCGTTCTCCGAGGACAACTCTGTGAACACCCAACCGGTGCCGCAGCCGCCGTTTGAGGTGGTGGTCCGCAACTTCCGCAACCCGTTCATGTATGGCTACGGCTGGGGCGTGCGCACCACATTGCTGGGCGTGTACGGCCGCTTTGACATGGCCTGGGGCGAGAAAGACCTCAGAAAGGAAGGCCCCAAGTTCTACTTCTCCATGGGCTACGATTTCTAATTTAAAATTTAGTTGATTCCTGTTTTCGGCTTCATTTTCAGAAATGAGCCCGAAAACGCAAAAGCAGAAGCGCCGCTGTCATAAGATAGCGGCGCTTCTGCTTTTATAATGTCACCTAATTGGGTAGAAACGATGATGTTGCCAATGTAGAGACGTACTACCTTGCGTCTTGGTCCTATGAAACAGAAGTGTTGGAATGCGTGAGAGACGCAAGGTAGTACGTCTCTACAACCAAATCTTTCAACCCATCTCCATTTACTCTAGAGCCTGAAAAAATCCTCAAACTTTCCGTTTTCGGGCTCATTTCCAGAAATGAGCCCGAAAACGGAAATCGGGCGCAGCCTTTTCCTTGGAAAGAAAGAAGGCTGCGCCCGATTTTTATAGAGAAAGCTACTTTCTGAGATTACGCCTGTACCGTCTGGAGCAAGGCCTCAAACATGCGGCGGCCGTCTGTGTTGCCCAGTTCTGGGTCCACGGCGCGCTCCGGGTGCGGCATCATGCCAAATACGTTCTTGTTTTTGTTGGCCACGCCGGCAATGTTGAGAAGGCTGCCGTTGCAATTGCTTTGGTCATCTACCTGGCCTTGGCTGTTGCAGTACCGGAACATGATCTGGCCGTTGTCTTCCAGGCTTTTGATTGTGTCAGCGTCGGCGTAGAAACGTCCTTCGCCGTGCGCAATCGGAATTTTGTAGGGTTTGCCGGGCTCCAGCAGGGCTGTGGGCAGCAAATCTGTGTTCTCAGGCGTGATGTACACGTTCTGGCAGATGAATTTTTGGGTGGTGTTCCGGAGCAGGGCACCGGGCAACAGACCGGCCTCGGTGAGAATCTGGAAACCGTTGCAGATGCCCCACACGTAACCGCCGCTGTTGGCAAACTTCACCACTTCCTGCATAATAGGCGAGAAGCGCGCAATGGCCCCAGACCGCAGGTAATCACCATAAGAGAAACCGCCAGGCAGCACTATGAAATCACAGTTCTGCAGGTCATGGTCTTTGTGCCAAAGCCGCACCACTTCTTGCTGGGTGGTGTGCTGCAGGGCATCAATAACATCTTGGTCACAGTTGGACCCCGGGAAAACGACTACGCCAAATTTCATAGCCCAAAGATAGACAAAAACCCTTTTGGTGCTACCTAATTCCACCTTGCAAAGAACAGCGCCGCAGAGTGGGGCTTTTTTCTTAATTTTACGTTTTGTAATTCCCTTCTACCCATGTTATTATCCATGACCGGTTTTGGGTCTGCGAAAGTAGACACAGAAACTTCCGCCATCAGCATTGAACTGAAATCATTGAACTCCAAATCTATGGACCTGAGTTTGCGCATGCCGCGCAGCCTCTCAGACAAGGAACTGGAGATCAGGAACATGATTACCCGCAGCCTGGTGCGCGGCAAAGTGAACCTTACCATTGAGGTAGGCCGAAACAAAACCTCGGGCACCCGCAGCCGCATCAACGTGGAATTGCTCAACGCTTATTACAAAGACCTGCAAGACGCCGCCTTCAACCTGGGCGCCAACTCGCCAGATCTG
This region of Rufibacter sp. LB8 genomic DNA includes:
- the purQ gene encoding phosphoribosylformylglycinamidine synthase subunit PurQ — encoded protein: MKFGVVVFPGSNCDQDVIDALQHTTQQEVVRLWHKDHDLQNCDFIVLPGGFSYGDYLRSGAIARFSPIMQEVVKFANSGGYVWGICNGFQILTEAGLLPGALLRNTTQKFICQNVYITPENTDLLPTALLEPGKPYKIPIAHGEGRFYADADTIKSLEDNGQIMFRYCNSQGQVDDQSNCNGSLLNIAGVANKNKNVFGMMPHPERAVDPELGNTDGRRMFEALLQTVQA
- a CDS encoding FAD-binding oxidoreductase; its protein translation is MAQAVPYSMIYDYLVVGHGLAGAILASKLEMSGKTFRVFDVAKANAASRVAAGLINPVAGKRFAKSWRVDEFLPAAAAFYQTMEAHYQTPFFHQKPILKLFSTPEEQNNWMGKSTDASWQDYIETTHLQLPPSEDIYQELGGLLIQKGGYVALKDFLKCREQELFSKGLLQTEAFDVNQLELLPDGVRYGESEAKKIIFCEGAAGAENPYFHWLPFSLNKGEILDIKVPNFEASYIYNKAVYVVPLGQNHYRVGATYNWREVNEETTPQAREELTAKLQDIVRKPVQVTAQYVGIRPAVRDRKPLVGLHPELPQVAIFNGMGSKGVLMAPLLAEQFLAALEGKTALWPEVNIARYFSLYLASR